GGGCGGGACCCGACGCCGTACCAGATGATGTCGTCCTCGCCGTCGTCGTTGAAGTCGCCGACCACCGGGGTGGTGTCGCCGGTCTCGTTGATGCCCTGGCCGGTGAAGCCGCCGTCGGCGTCGCCGTACCAGAGGTAGTCGAGAGCCTCGCCCGGGCCGTACCAGAAGATGTCGTCGCGTCGGTCACCGTCGAAGTCGCCGGTGAAGGCCCGGTACTCCCCGCTGGCCTTGATGTTCGAGCCGGCGAACCCGTAGGCGGTGCCGTGCCAGAGGTAGTCGAACCCGGTCCCGGGCTGGTACCAGAACACGTCGTCGTAGCGGTCGCCGTTGAAGTTGCCGACCATCGGGCGGTCGTACGAGCGGCCGACGTTGATGTCGCGGCCGGCGAAGGAGCCGTCGGGCTTGCCGAGCCAGAGGTAATCGGATGCGGCGCCGGGCCCGAACCACAGGACGTCGTCGCGGCGGTCGCCGTTGAAGTCGCCGACGAGCGGCTGGTAGGTCCCTCGGACCGTGATGGCCCGGGCCGTGAAGCCCCGGCCGTTGCCCGACCAGAGGTAGTCCGGCCGATTGCCGGCGCCGTACCAGAGCACGTCGGCGTTGCCGTCACCGTTGAAGTCCCCGCTCACCGGTGCGTCGTAGGTGCCGCCCACGTTCACCTTCTCGGAGCGGACCGTGGGGTTCGGCGGCGTGGTCGGCGGCGGCGTGGTCGTCGGGGGCGGCGTCGTGGTCGGGGTGGTGCCGCCGCCGCCCGGCCGGGGGTAGCTGCCCGACCAGAAGCTGGTGGTGCCGGCGCCGCCAGCCCGGGTCAGGCTGAAGTGCACGTGGTCCGTGTGCGGGCTGGGGCCCGAGTACGACGTCCAGCCGCGGCCCGGGTCGTAGAGGCGGAACATCTGGCGGTTCCAGATGATGTACATGATCCCGAGGCGGCGGGCCATGGCGTAGCGGTTGCCGGAGGCGTCGGTGGCGAGCAGCCAGGTCATCAGGCGCTGGACCTTGGCCCGGTCGGCACTGCTGTTCGCGTTCATGCCCCAGTCCCAGGCGCGGCCCTCCTTGTGCTCGGACGTGCCGCCGATGTTGCAGGCGCGGGCGCTGCCCATGTTGCTGCCGCCGAAGGCGTTCATGACCATCGTGCGGAGCTTCTTGGTGCCGGTCTTCTCGGTGGGGCTGCAGGTCGACTGCCCGTCGTAGCGGGGCAGGGGCTCGATGCTTCCCGCCTCGGCGGTGAGCGCCGAGCCCGTGGCCGCGGGGGCGTTCTCGTCCTCGCCCGTGACCGTGAAGGCGCGGGGGGCGTAGACCACCGGGTCGAACTCGTCGAAGCCGGGGTACACGCACCGGGCGGCGAGCACGTACTCGGCCGCCGGCGTGGCGGCGGGGACGACCAGGGCCCCGCTCCACTGGCCGTCCGAGCGCACCGGGATGGTGGCGCTGGCCACCACCGGGCCGTCGGTGGTGTGGAGGTCGACGATGACCCCGTCACCCGCCGTCGTCGTGGCGGGCAGGAAGCAGCCCGTGCCGGACGCCTCGATGGGGGTGCCGGTCAGCCCGGCATCGGGCGAACTGGCGAAGGTGGGTCCGGACTCAGTGCCAGAAGCGATGGAGCCCAGGCTGGGAACGACGAGAGCGGCTGCCCCCACCACTCCCGAGAGCAGGATGGCAACCATCCTGCGAGACATGTGCTGCACGTTTCGGTACCCCGTCAGTTCGATGAAGGTCGGATGCCCGTGCAGTCATGATCGGAGGATAGGGCAGGGACTTGACCACTCGCAGTGAGATCCCGCAACACGGACCGTGAACCGACCGGTGACGGCGGCGGGTGCGCCCCGAGGGCGTCGGCCCCTCGTGGCGCCGGGGTTGGCGCGACCCCGCCGGCGCGTTTACCGTGGTCTTGTTACCGACGGGTAACTTGCGTTTCCGTTCTCTCACCGACCCGCAGAGGTGTGCGCCATGTCCCAGTTCTCGCTGGAGCTGAACGAGGATCACCAGCAGATCCAGCAGTGGATCCACGACTTCGCCGAGGGGGTGGTGCGCCCCGTCGCGGCCGA
Above is a window of Acidimicrobiales bacterium DNA encoding:
- a CDS encoding VCBS repeat-containing protein, whose protein sequence is MSRRMVAILLSGVVGAAALVVPSLGSIASGTESGPTFASSPDAGLTGTPIEASGTGCFLPATTTAGDGVIVDLHTTDGPVVASATIPVRSDGQWSGALVVPAATPAAEYVLAARCVYPGFDEFDPVVYAPRAFTVTGEDENAPAATGSALTAEAGSIEPLPRYDGQSTCSPTEKTGTKKLRTMVMNAFGGSNMGSARACNIGGTSEHKEGRAWDWGMNANSSADRAKVQRLMTWLLATDASGNRYAMARRLGIMYIIWNRQMFRLYDPGRGWTSYSGPSPHTDHVHFSLTRAGGAGTTSFWSGSYPRPGGGGTTPTTTPPPTTTPPPTTPPNPTVRSEKVNVGGTYDAPVSGDFNGDGNADVLWYGAGNRPDYLWSGNGRGFTARAITVRGTYQPLVGDFNGDRRDDVLWFGPGAASDYLWLGKPDGSFAGRDINVGRSYDRPMVGNFNGDRYDDVFWYQPGTGFDYLWHGTAYGFAGSNIKASGEYRAFTGDFDGDRRDDIFWYGPGEALDYLWYGDADGGFTGQGINETGDTTPVVGDFNDDGEDDIIWYGVGSRPDGAWYGRPGRTFHAANLTVTGNYDAPLAGDYDGNGHDDVIWYGRGAKPDYLWRY